The window CCGACGTGACCTGACGATGATGAGTCGTTCGCTCCGGCGAAAAATCACCAGCCCAGCAGAATCTCTGAGCTATTCCCGGCTCAACAAATCGAACTGCCTCAACCGTCGCCAGCGTCAATGAGTCAAACGACGCTCAGCTCTGGATTTACCCGCAACTTTGGGCGCAGTGAAAAACACGAACCTACAGAAAAGGCGACTGAACATTAATCCAGTCGCCCTTTCTCGTCTGTTGTTACTTCTCGCGGATGCTCCAGCCTTGCGCTTTTACGGCTCCGATCAGCCTGTCCATAACGGGGTCAACTTCCTCATCCGTCAGGGTCTTGGCGCCGCGGAACACCAGGCGCACGGCCACGCTGCGGTTGCCGGCCCCGACCTGATCTCCGGTATACACGTCAAAGGGTTCCACACTCTCCAGCAATTCGCCCGCTTCGCGTTTCAGCAGGGCGGCCACTTCACCGTAACTGACCCCCGTGGGGGCAATCACCGCAAGGTCGCGCCAGGCAGCGGGGGCGCGGCTGGGGTCGCGGAAGGCCCAGGAACGTCCCGGCAAGGGCAAGGCCGCTTCGAGGATGAACGTGTCGCCCTTCAGGTTGAATTCCTGCGCGATTTCCGGGTGCAGTGCGCCGAGCCAGCCGACGCGTTGGCCATTCCACACGACGGCCCCGGCAATGCCGGGATGAAGCGCGGCAGGAACGTCGTCTCCCCGCAGTTGTTCCAGCGTGAAGGCGGCACCGACAGCGGCGGCGAGGCTCTCGACCAGGCCTTTGAACACGCTGAAGTTGCCTTTCACGCCGGGCTGGTAGGTGGCGCCCGCCAGGTCGCCGCGCATCAGCAGGCCCAGGCGCTCGGTTTCACCCGTCGCGGGGAAAATGCGCCCGATTTCGAACAGCAGGACGCGTTCGCCTTTGGCGTGGGCCTGCGCGGCTTTCAGCAGGCTGGGGTACAGGGCAGTTCGCATGCCCGTCCGGTCGGTGGTCATGGGGTTCTGAAGGCGCACCCCCGGCGTTTCCGTGCGGGCTTTCTGCGCTTCGTCGTCGCTGGTGAAGGTGTACGTCACCACTTCCTGAAAGCCCAGGCCGGACAGGGTACGGCGCAGGTCGCTGCGGGCCTGACTGGGGGCAGACGCGCCCAGGTTGCTCTCGTGAACCCGCATGGTCGGCAGCGTCTCCGGGAGTTCGGCGTACCCGTGCAGGCGGGCCACTTCCTCGGCCAGGTCGGGCCAGATGTTCATGTCCACACGCCACGACGGGCCAGTGACCTTCAGTTCGTCGCCGGCACCTTCGACCTGGCACCCCAGCCGCTTCAGAATGTCGCGCATTTCGGCCGTTTCAATGTCCATGCCCAGCAGGGCGCGAATCTGGTCGCCGGTCGCGGTGATTTCCAGTGGCAGTTCCGGCTCGCCCACCAGCGTCTGACCGCTCTCCGGCGTGCCGCCCCCGTACTGCGCCAGCAGTTCCGCCACACGCTGAGCCGCTTTCGGGGCGAGCAGCGGGTCGACGCCGCGCTCGAAACGGTACACGGCATCGGTTTTCAGGCCCAGGCGGGTGGCTGTGCGCCGCAGCAGCACCGGGTCGAAGTGCGCCGACTCGATCACCACGTTGTGCGTGTCGGCCCGCACGTGCCCGTGATCCCCACCCACGATGCCCGCAATGCCCAGCACGTGATTTCCCGCCTTCGGTTCGCCGGCCCTGGCAAAAGCTTCCGCCACGCTGGGAATCTCGCCGGCTCCGCCGTCCAGAATCAGCAGGTCTTCCGGGCCCACCTGGTGCGTATTGCCCATCAAGTCCTTCACCGTTTCGCCTTCGCGCAGGCCGAAATTCACGTTGATCTGGTCACCCTGCACGTCGCGGCGGTCATAAAGCGCCGTGGGCTGGCCCAGTTCCATCATCACGTAGTTGCTGGTGTCCACGATCAGGTCGATGGAACGCATCCCGCTGAGGGTCACGCGGCGCTGCATCCACAGGGGCGCGGGGCCGTTCTGTACGTTACTGACGGCGCGGGCGGCGAAGTGGTCACAGCCGAAGCGCAATTTTCTGGACGGGTCGCGTTCCAGCGTGCGGCCCTTGGGGGGTAGGGTCACGCGAATTTCGCCCGGTTGCGTCGGCACGGGGCCCACCACCGGCTCTTTCAACTCCAGTTTCAGGAAGGCCGCCAGGTCACGACTCACACCCAGCGCACTCAATACGTCGGCGCGGTTCGGCGTCACCTCGATGTCCAGCACGTGATCGGCAGGCCACAACTCGCTCATGGGCGTACCGGGCGCCGCCGTTCCCACCGGGAAGGTCAGGATGCCTGCGCTGGCCTCCCCAATCCCCAGTTCCTTCGCGCTGGCGCACATGCCCCACGACTCCACGCCCTGCATCGAGCGCACACCGTACTCCATGCCCCCCAGCGAGGTGCCCGGCGTCACCAGAGCGACCATCGTTCCTGCCGGTAGCCCCACCGCGTTCGGCGCACCGGACGCCACCGTTTTCACACCACTCGCGCCCGTAGCAAGCGTCAATCTGGTGAGTTGCGTTCCCGCCATCGGCTCGGCGGCCTGCACCGCCGCCAGAATCACGCCCGCCACAGGCGCGGGAACTTCATCCACGCCCTCCAGCGGCAACCCCAGGTGCGCGAAGATAGGCTCCAGTTCAGCAACGGGGGGCAGGTTCGGAACAAGTTCTTTCAACCAGGAATAGGGGAGTTTCATTGATTACCTTCTTTTGACTTGCTTTGATCGTTTAAACCACGCACCAGGCCTCGCGCCTGCTCCGGTACGAGGTTCACTTCTTCCAGGCGTTTCAGACTGACCCATTCGGGCCGATACCAGTTTTCTTCGCTCTGGCGAATGGTGCCTTCCGGGCCATCGCCCAGGCGCATTTCGCCAGACACCAGCCGCGTCAGGAAGTAGTGTTCGTGGTTTTGCAGATTGTCGAGCACGAGCACTTCCGGGCCGACTTCGACCACGAGGTTGACTTCCTCCAGCACCTCGCGGGCGCAGGCTTCGGCGGGCGTTTCGCCTTCCTCGATGCCACCACCGGGAAGCGTGGCATAAGCTTTGCCATTTTTCCGACGCAGCATAAGAAGAACTTCGTTCTGATCATTGAAAAGGATGCCGACAGCACGCGGACGAAGGGTCATAAGTTCTCCTTATCGGCCCAGCCAACTCCATCACAGAGCCAAGCGCGAATCGATGGGGCTATGTAATCTGCATATGTCCAATCTGGGGCAGAAATTTGTACATGATAAACGCCTTCTCTACCTTCATTTTCCCCAATGAAATACGCCATGTCTCCATCCTGCGCGAAGAAGAAACTTCCAGGCAGCTCAACCTGAAGCCACGAATACCATTCAAGCCAACTCACTACGTCCAACGGAGAAAGCAGCGAAAAATAGATGTACTCTCGTGTCCCCTCTTTGCTTTCTATCTGCAAATCTTTATACCGTTGAATAAGCTCTAAATACTCTGCTGGTGGATCAGGAAAGTATTTTAGTAGTTTTTCCAACTCTTCTGCCGAAGCAGGCCCAACGTAAGACCCCATCTTCTCCCAAGCGATGCGGAGATCAGGATGCAAACTGTCCAAGATGCCCCCCGACATGACGTCTACCCCAACTCACCCCGGAATTGCCCCAATACCCTCGGGTCGTTGGCGTAGAAGTAGCGAATATCGGGGATTTTGTACTTCAGCATGGCGATTCGTTCAGGGCCGAGGCCGAAGGCGAAGCCAGTCATGCCTTCGTAGACGCGCTCTTTGCCGGCCTGTTCGCGCAGGTCGTCCACGGCTTTGAACACGTTGGGGTGAACCATGCCGCACCCGCCGAGTTCCAGCCATTTGCTCTCTCCGCGTGGGTTCTCCCAGTACACAGCAAAGTCCGCGCCGGGTTCCACGAAAGGGTAGTAACTGGGCTGGAAGCGCACGCGGGCGCTGGGGCCGTACAGGCCACGGGCCATTTCGGCGATGGTGCCTTTCAGGTCGCTCATGCTGATATTCGGGCCGACGACCAGGCCTTCGAGCTGGTGGAACATGCTTTCGTGCGTGGCGTCGGTGGCTTCGTAGCGGTACACCTTGCCGCGACTGACCATTTTCAGGGGGGGCTCGTGGTCGATCATGTAGCGGATCTGCATGTTGCTGGTGTGGGTTCTTAGCAGGCGAGGCACGCTCGGGGCCGGGGCCGCCCCCGGTTCCGACGGGCCGTTGAGGTTAGAGGAACTCTCTTCGAGCCAGAAGGTGTCCTGAAGGTCGCGGGCGGGATGATACCAGGGGATGTTCAGGGCTTCGAAGTTGTAGTGTTCGTCCTCGACTTCGGGACCTTCGGCAACCTCATAGCCCATGCGCTGGTAAATGGCAATCAGGTCGTCGTACACGCGGCTGATCGGGTGCAGACCGCCGGCGGGGAGAGGCAGGCCGGGAAGGGTCACGTCGATGGCCTCGCTGGCGAGTTTCTGATCAAGGGCTTCGCGTTTCAGCACGCTTTCGCGTTCGGTCAGGGCCGTGTCGATGGCCTGGCGAATGGCGTTGATCTCGGCGCCGCGTGTTTTCCGTTCCTCGGGCGGAAGTTTGCCGAGGCTGCCGAGCTCCCTGGTGACCAGGCCGCTCTTGCCGACATACCGGGTTTTCACGGCCTGAAGGACGTCGAGCGTGCTGGCGTCCCTGATTTCCTGTAAGGCTTCCTGCTGCATGTGGTCTCCTTGAATGAAAAAGCCCCGCCGCACGGATGTGGGCGGGGTGACGTGCTGACCTGTTATTCAGTCAGCATGGCCCCGGAGCGGGTAAACGGCGAAGGTGTACCAGTCCGGGGGGTCATACGTTCAGGGTAGCAGATGAGGCCAGAATGTTCTTCAGCGGTCTGGCGTAGAGCAAAGGTAAGGTCGAGATACAACCCGCAGCCAGCCAGTCAAAACACGGCTTCAGCAGGTAGGAAAGCACCCAGGCCCGTCAGTCGCTGACGGGCCTGGGCAAGGTGTTTCGTGTTTTACAGCAAGCCTTGCAGGAGAATGCGCCACCAGCAGCGGGAAGCGCGGCGAGGGCCGTATGCGCGGGCCGAGCCTTTCGGGAAACTGGGCAGGCGATACACCTGAATGTCGGAGTGGTCGTGCGGGACAGTAGGAGTCCATCCGGGATTGCTTGGGGTCGAGCGGGCGTGAGGGGAGTTGATCAATGTCATGCAACCTCTTGAGGTGAAGGTGATTGGCCGGAGCCTATGGTTCATGGCAACTTTAGCGCCAATCGCATGAGGAAAATATGAATTAATACTCAAAGCTCAATCAGGCCAAAGTAATGGTCTGACCGCGAAAAGCGCCTGCTAGTGCGGTCAGACCCTCAGTTGGTGCCGAACTGGGTTCCTTTAGGCCAGGTCGTTCAACACGTCACCGATTTCTTTTTTCACGCAGGTGAACATGGGCGTGTCTCGTAGGGTGTAGTTGCTGGCCTCGGTGTAACGCAGGCGGTGCACCAGATCGACGAATTCCTGCGGGTAGTCACTGTCGAAAGACACCACGAATTCCTGATCGTCGATGCCGTAGCTGTAACTGGTGTTGATACGAACGCCCTTGAAAGGGCCGCTGGCGTAGATGTGCTCGTCCATCATGCCCTGGCGGCTGTGGGGGGTCAGGTCGTACCAGGGGCGGGTTTTGATGAAGGGGTAAATAAACAGGTACTTGCCCTGGCCGGGCAGGATTTCCAGGCCGTGCCCGCTGCCCTCGACGCGGTTGACGTACTGACTGCGTTTTTGCATGGACACGTAATTGTTCGGCTGGGCCAGGTAGCCCATCAGGCGGGTGCGGTTCAGGCGGGCCTGGGCGTCCTGAAAGTCGTTCACGTCAAAGGCGATGCGCCACAGCATGAAGTCCACGTCGCTGCGCACGCCCACCAGCGAGTAGGTGCGCTGGATCAGGCCTTTTTCGGCGGGGGCGCCCTCTACCCAACCTTCCACGGCGGCGCGGAATTCGGCCTTGATTTCCTCGCGTTCGGCGTGGGGCAGCCGGCGGAAGGCGGGATCGAGTTTGAAGAAGGCGTAATTCAGAAACTGGCGGTTGGCGCGGTCCGGTTCACGCTGCGTGACCTGGCCGCTGGGGTCGAGGTCGACCATGCGTTTGGGGCGTCCACCGCCCTGGCTGGTGCTGGGTGGGCCGGCGGGACGGGTGGGGGCGGGGGTGGTGGAGTCAGCCTGGTCTGGTTGCGTCATCTTCCCGCACTATTCCACCCCTTCCAGGGGACGTTTTTCCCCGTCCGAGCGGTCAGGCGCGGCACACAGCCAGATCAGGCCCTTTCACAGACCAGGCCCTCTTGCCCTGTATTTGATAATGAATTATCATTTTCGGGTATGGTCGCCGTTAGCGTACCGTCGGAGTGCGGCAAGGCACCGCGACCCATTCCCACTTTCACTTTCAGGAGAACTCTCATGTCTAACCCCAACCTCTTGCGCCATTGGCCTGTCCTGCTCCTGCTGACCGGCGCGGCGTCTGCGGCTCCCCTGCCTGTCACAACCACCAACAGCATCATCGCGGATTTCGTGAGGAACATCGGCGGCACGCGGGTCAGTGTCAGCACCATCGTTCCGGCCGGCGCAG is drawn from Deinococcus fonticola and contains these coding sequences:
- a CDS encoding phenylalanine--tRNA ligase subunit beta, with amino-acid sequence MKLPYSWLKELVPNLPPVAELEPIFAHLGLPLEGVDEVPAPVAGVILAAVQAAEPMAGTQLTRLTLATGASGVKTVASGAPNAVGLPAGTMVALVTPGTSLGGMEYGVRSMQGVESWGMCASAKELGIGEASAGILTFPVGTAAPGTPMSELWPADHVLDIEVTPNRADVLSALGVSRDLAAFLKLELKEPVVGPVPTQPGEIRVTLPPKGRTLERDPSRKLRFGCDHFAARAVSNVQNGPAPLWMQRRVTLSGMRSIDLIVDTSNYVMMELGQPTALYDRRDVQGDQINVNFGLREGETVKDLMGNTHQVGPEDLLILDGGAGEIPSVAEAFARAGEPKAGNHVLGIAGIVGGDHGHVRADTHNVVIESAHFDPVLLRRTATRLGLKTDAVYRFERGVDPLLAPKAAQRVAELLAQYGGGTPESGQTLVGEPELPLEITATGDQIRALLGMDIETAEMRDILKRLGCQVEGAGDELKVTGPSWRVDMNIWPDLAEEVARLHGYAELPETLPTMRVHESNLGASAPSQARSDLRRTLSGLGFQEVVTYTFTSDDEAQKARTETPGVRLQNPMTTDRTGMRTALYPSLLKAAQAHAKGERVLLFEIGRIFPATGETERLGLLMRGDLAGATYQPGVKGNFSVFKGLVESLAAAVGAAFTLEQLRGDDVPAALHPGIAGAVVWNGQRVGWLGALHPEIAQEFNLKGDTFILEAALPLPGRSWAFRDPSRAPAAWRDLAVIAPTGVSYGEVAALLKREAGELLESVEPFDVYTGDQVGAGNRSVAVRLVFRGAKTLTDEEVDPVMDRLIGAVKAQGWSIREK
- a CDS encoding NUDIX hydrolase is translated as MTLRPRAVGILFNDQNEVLLMLRRKNGKAYATLPGGGIEEGETPAEACAREVLEEVNLVVEVGPEVLVLDNLQNHEHYFLTRLVSGEMRLGDGPEGTIRQSEENWYRPEWVSLKRLEEVNLVPEQARGLVRGLNDQSKSKEGNQ
- the pheS gene encoding phenylalanine--tRNA ligase subunit alpha; its protein translation is MQQEALQEIRDASTLDVLQAVKTRYVGKSGLVTRELGSLGKLPPEERKTRGAEINAIRQAIDTALTERESVLKREALDQKLASEAIDVTLPGLPLPAGGLHPISRVYDDLIAIYQRMGYEVAEGPEVEDEHYNFEALNIPWYHPARDLQDTFWLEESSSNLNGPSEPGAAPAPSVPRLLRTHTSNMQIRYMIDHEPPLKMVSRGKVYRYEATDATHESMFHQLEGLVVGPNISMSDLKGTIAEMARGLYGPSARVRFQPSYYPFVEPGADFAVYWENPRGESKWLELGGCGMVHPNVFKAVDDLREQAGKERVYEGMTGFAFGLGPERIAMLKYKIPDIRYFYANDPRVLGQFRGELG
- a CDS encoding chlorite dismutase family protein; this translates as MTQPDQADSTTPAPTRPAGPPSTSQGGGRPKRMVDLDPSGQVTQREPDRANRQFLNYAFFKLDPAFRRLPHAEREEIKAEFRAAVEGWVEGAPAEKGLIQRTYSLVGVRSDVDFMLWRIAFDVNDFQDAQARLNRTRLMGYLAQPNNYVSMQKRSQYVNRVEGSGHGLEILPGQGKYLFIYPFIKTRPWYDLTPHSRQGMMDEHIYASGPFKGVRINTSYSYGIDDQEFVVSFDSDYPQEFVDLVHRLRYTEASNYTLRDTPMFTCVKKEIGDVLNDLA